The genomic region TCCCGTTCTCCGATGCGCTCGTCACTGCAGCCGAGGCCGGGGGAGTGCAGGCCTTGATCGACCTGCCGCAGGAGTACTGGACTGCGATGGGAGCCGTCGGCACTCTCGACGATGCCGCACAGCACATCCGTTCGCTGGCCGACGCGGGTCTGCGTTCCGCGGCGTTCTTCCTCGACGACGATCCCGCGACCGGCCGACGCCAGATCCAACAGATCGCGCAGGTGGCCTCGAGCGGCTGAGCAGCGCCCGACCGTCCCACCAGCATGCAAAGCCTCGGCCGACACCGCGGTCGGGCTGCGCGTCGGTCAGCCGCGCCGTTTCCGTGGCCGAGACCGCTGGCCGGAGGACGGCACAGCCTTGGGTGGCGGACGAACCAGCTCGGCATGGACCAGTGAGGTGACCGGGTCGACCACGCCGGCTCCCACCTCGATCACCGTGGCCGGTCCGAGACCCCACTTCTCGAGCTCGGCGGCATCCCGCTCGATCTCCTCGCCGGCTGACGACCCCTTGAGTGGCAGGAAGATCCCGCCGATCCGCAACAGCGGTACCGACCACCTGGCCAGCTTCGCCAACGGAGCCACCGCACGGGACGTCACGACTTCGGCGCCGCCCCCGGTGGCTGCCGCCAGGTCGTCAGCGACGTCCTCGGCCCGCCCGCGCAGCACCCGCACGTTGTCCAGGTCCCAGGCCGCCACGATCTCCGCGAGGTACAGCGTGCGGCGCAGCAATGGTTCGACCAGATAGAGGGTGCAGTCAGGCCGGGCGATCGCCAGCGGGATGCCGGGCAGTCCGGCACCCGATCCGACGTCGACCACTGTCGCGCCGGGTGGCAGCAGCTCGGCGACCACTGCCGAGTTCAGCACATGCCTCGACCACAGACGGGGTGTCTCGCGCGGACCGATCAGTCCGCGCTCGACCCCGTCGGAGGCCAGCGACGACACGTACTGCTGAGCAAGTGGCCACCGGTCGCCGAACAGTGCGGCACCCGCAGGCGGGCAGGCATCCACCCGGTCGTCGTCAGACGACGAGGGTGGCGCACTGTCCGATTCGTCCGACATGATCGATCGGAGAAAGATCAGGCGGCGGGGGAGATGACCACGCGCCGACGCGGCTCCTCACCCTCGCTGGAGGACTCGGCACCATCGACCAGAGCAACCGCATCGTGCACGATCTTCCGCTCGAAGGGGTTCATCGGATCCAGTCGCACCGGCTCACCCGAGGACACGACCTCGCCGGCGATGCTGCGTCCGAGCTCGGTCAGCTCAGTACGGCGTTCGGCGCGGTATCCACCGACGTCCAGCATCAGCCGCGAACGCTGACCGGTCTCTGCCGTGGCAGCCAGCCGGGTGAGCTCCTGCAGCGCATCCAGTACCTCTCCCCGGTCGCCGACCAGCTTGCGGATGTCGTCGCTGTCGCCGATCACGGACACCACGGCACGCTCACCTTCGACGTCCAGATCGATGTCGCCGTCGTAGTCGAGGATGTCGAGCAGTCGCTCCAGATAGTCACCTGCGGCGTCGCCCTCGGCCACCAGTTCCTCGTGCACCGGTCCCTTGCGCCTCGGGGCGGTCTCCAGCGATTCCACTGATTCGACCGCTGACTGGTTGAGTGCATCTGCTTCCGTAGGTGCTTCGGGGACGTCGCTCAACGTGCTGTTCTCGGTCAT from Nakamurella sp. A5-74 harbors:
- the rsmG gene encoding 16S rRNA (guanine(527)-N(7))-methyltransferase RsmG; this translates as MSDESDSAPPSSSDDDRVDACPPAGAALFGDRWPLAQQYVSSLASDGVERGLIGPRETPRLWSRHVLNSAVVAELLPPGATVVDVGSGAGLPGIPLAIARPDCTLYLVEPLLRRTLYLAEIVAAWDLDNVRVLRGRAEDVADDLAAATGGGAEVVTSRAVAPLAKLARWSVPLLRIGGIFLPLKGSSAGEEIERDAAELEKWGLGPATVIEVGAGVVDPVTSLVHAELVRPPPKAVPSSGQRSRPRKRRG
- a CDS encoding R3H domain-containing nucleic acid-binding protein, with protein sequence MTENSTLSDVPEAPTEADALNQSAVESVESLETAPRRKGPVHEELVAEGDAAGDYLERLLDILDYDGDIDLDVEGERAVVSVIGDSDDIRKLVGDRGEVLDALQELTRLAATAETGQRSRLMLDVGGYRAERRTELTELGRSIAGEVVSSGEPVRLDPMNPFERKIVHDAVALVDGAESSSEGEEPRRRVVISPAA